The nucleotide sequence gttccaacatgactgcacaccagtgaccaaagcaaggtccataaagacatggatgagtgagtttggtgtggaggaacttgactgtcctgcacagagtcctgacctcaaccccatagaacacctttgggatgaattagagtggagactgtgagacagaccttcttctccaacatcagtgcctgacctcacaaatgtgcttctagaggaacggtcaaaaattcccataaacacactcctaaaccttgtggaaagccttcccagaagagttgaagctgtaaagggcgggacaactccatattacattcatgtgcagggaaaggcagacgtcccaaaacttttggctacataaatatataaattatttaaatatcatCATTGATGTTCAACTTAAAAAATGTTTGTCCAGAAAACTGTGTTAAAGATGTAGATATAACATTTTAGAGAATCTTGTTGAAATAAgattcagtattttatgtagatTCATAATTATTCCCCATTCTCAGTATGTGACTGAAAAAGTACAGTATGCTGGACTAGtggtgattttatttgtttacagtgAAGAAAGACGAGTTAATATCACAGATCTGTTCTTCAGTTCATGAGTGACAAGGATTAAAATCTCCAGATGAGAAGGGGTGAAAATGTCCAGCACTGATTTTGTCCATTGGTCAGAATAATCTAATGAGTGTGGACAATAATGAAATAAACTACAGTACTGAAATGTCTCCAAGTGAAACTTGTGCTTATGGAGGAAGACCACAgaatagttgttgttgtttttaatggaacCAGAATGGATTTCCAGAATGTTCCGTCACTATGACGGTCAGTTCTGAGAATGTTGTCAGTTGTCATAGCAACCGATCGCTTCAATACCACGATAAGACACCGAGGAGGATCGCAGCGAAGGACGCCGAAAAAAACTGCAGCATTTCTGTTTTAGAGAAATCAATTCACTTCTTTTTCTAAAACCAAACCAGAGCTAAAGGTCACGGATATCTTTGTGAAGACCACTGAGATGACCAGTCagaaaatgagtgagtaaatgtagaaaataacCAAAGAACCGAAGTGAAAAGGACAAACATTGCTACTTGATCATTATTCATGTTAAAACGGCAGTGGAAGAAGCTCAACACCGACTTGTGAAACTTCCTCCATATTCTTCATTTCCTGCTTTTTAACCCGATCATTCAGATGGAAATCgttattttaatatgaaatgctcTTATTTCAGGTGAAAACACCAGCCACAGCATGAAGGAGAAAGCTGAAGCTGAGGCTCAGAAACTGATGGGAGGTTTCCTCACGTCTCTCCACCAACAACTGAGTGAGTAAAATAACTTGTAGTAACCTGTACAAACATCACTTAACCACCTTTAACCACACACTAACTAACTTTTAGCTTAAAGTCTTACCTAAAGTCTTTTAGTCTCGCATACAACCGAGTGTTTATTgaattttcttcctttttaacCCAAAAACTCCGCTCCTTCTCTCCCTGTAACTAGTGAGAGCATATTAACAGCAGTAATCACACAGTGACACCTAGTGGTCATTCCGGGAAGTGTTGTCCATTACAATAAGAGGATTGACCTCAGGATAGAACAAAACTGACATGGACGATGTTCATGAGATAAATACTGAAGGTACTGAAGACAGAAGCTGAAGatcttaatgttttttattattacaggaGAAAGGATCTGCACCAAGGAGGTCAGGGTGTTGATGGGAATTTTCCTCTATGACTGTGAGACACGTGAAACCTCACTGGGTAAGTTCTTGTTGTGTGATAGGAGAATGATAGGAGGAATAAGAATAATGAGAAGGAAAGTCAATAACATGAAGATAATCTTTAAAAACAGAGCTCCTGGAAGCGCTGGATACTGGAGcggaggaagaggatgaagcCATCAGTCAGATCACGGATGAGGAAGAGGGAACATCCCACCTTCTACTCGGTGAACAAACTAAATCATTTCAGACTAAATTAAAACACCCTCATATTAATGTCACTGTGGTAAAAGGGGTAAATCatattaatatgaataataCAGCTTATCTACTGCCCCATGTTCTTAGGAAGATGCTGACATTTCTGAATATTTGGATAAATTTATTTGaagaattaaacaaataaaagctgAGTCTACACTACAGCTAGAGGACAGTACACTGGGAGACTATACTCCATTTTTAAAACATCATCAgtgataataatattatttatgattGTGACACATTATTTTCTGATGATGTTAACAGAAGAGCCTGTTGAAAACACCTGTaatgaagtttaaaaaaaacactaaactcaTCTTCAGTGATAAAAAGTATTATTAACAATCAGAAAGTTTTAGTAATAGTATCATTTAAGACTGTGACATTGTTCATATATTATTTTCTGATGatggaataaatataaatattaaaaatattaaagtttaTCTGTCAATGAATGCAATCAAAACTTTCTATGAAATTTGAATTGTGAATCATCATTTCTTTTCAGAAGGAGACAAGGCTGAAATTGAGGATCAGGTCAAAGTTGAAGCTGAAGCTGAGACTGATGCAGTTGTTGAAGATGAAGCTGAAGGTGTTGCTGAGGAAAACACCAGCAAAGgcaaggagaagaagaaaaggaccAGGAGAGGAACCCGAGGCCGAGGAAGAAAGATCAATTATAAGAAGTTCCAGGTCCATGAAGCAGGTATGAATATTAATCTCATGTCATGATGTCAGTAATGTACCTGGAGAtctgctgatattaaattaaGTGAAGAATTGAAGTgaaacattttatctgtgtcGATTAATACAATCTAAACATTCTATCACCTTTAAAATGAcaatcatgattttttttttcctttcagaagGAGCTGAAGCTGAATCTGAGGCTCAGGCAGGAGTTGAGGCTGAAGTTGAGGGTGAAGCTGTGGCTGAAGTTTTGGCTGAAGTTGTAGCCAAAGTTGAGGCTGAAACTGAGGCTGAAACAGAAGTGGAAGCAGAAGCTGAGGTGAAAACAGAAGCTGAAGCGGTTGTcgaagctgaggctgaagttGAGGGTGAAGCTCCCATTGAAGCTGAGGCTGACCCTGTGGCTGAAGTTTTGGCTGAAGTTGTAGCCAAAgttgaggctgaagctgaaaCTGAAGCCAAGGCTGAAAGCGACATGGAAATTGAGTCTAAAGCAGAGGGAAAAGTTGAAGCTGAAGGTTTTGCTGAGGAAAACACcagcaaagaaacagagaggaagaaaaggacCAGGAGAGGGACACGAGGCCGAGGAAGAAAAATCAATTATAAGAAGTTCCAGGTCCATGAAGCAGGTATGAATATTAATCTCATGTCATGATGTCAGTAATGTACCTGGAGATCTGCTGATATTAAATGAATGAagtttatttatactttatttaccTCTGTTAATACGATTTAAACATTATATCACATTTAAACTGTGAATCATGTGACTTTCTTTTTCAGAAGAACTTGAGTCAAAAGCTGAGGCTGAAGATGAAGTCGAGGCAGCAGCTGAGGCAGATGTTCCAGCAGTAGCTGAAGCTGAAACAGAAGCCAAGGCTGAAGTTCAGGcagaagctgaggagaaaactGAAGCTGGAGTTGAGTTTGAAGATGAGGCTGAAGTTCAGGCAGAAGCTGAGGTGGAAGCTGAAGCTGGAGTTGAAGCTGAGGCAGAAGTTCCGGTTGTAGCTGAAGCTGAAAAAGAAGCAGAGGCTGAAGTTCAGGCAGAAGCTGAGGTCAAAGCTGAAGCAGGAGTTGAGGCTGAAGTTCAGGCAGAAGCTGAGGTGGACGCTGAAGCAGGAGTTGAGGttgaagctgaggctgaagttCAGGcagaagctgaggagaaaactGAAGCTGGAGTTAAGGttgaagctgaggctgaagttCAACCAGAAAAATgtgagaagaagagaaggaccAGGAGAGGAACCCGAGGCCGAGGAAGAAAGATCAATTATAAGAAGTTCCAGGTCCATGAAGCAGGTATGAATATTAATCTCATGTCATGATGTCAGTAATGTACCTGGAGAtctgctgatattaaattaaGTGAAGAATTGAAGTgaaacattttatctgtgtcGATTAATACAATCTAAACATTCTATCACCTTTAAAATGAcaatcatgattttttttcagaagAAGGAGCTGAAGATGAATCTGAGGCTCAAGCAGGAGTTGAGGCTGAAGTTGAGGGTGAAGTTGTAGCCAAAgttgaggctgaagctgaggctgaagctgttGTTGACATTAAGGCTGTGGTGGAAGCTGACACTGAAGCTGAGCGCGAAGCTGGCATTGAAGTTGAAGCTGAACCAGTGGCTGAAGTTGAGACAGAAGCAGAGGCTGAAACAGAAGTGGAAGCAGAAGCTGAGGTGAAAACAGAAGCTGAAGCGGTTGTcgaagctgaggctgaagttGAGGGTGAAGCTCCCATTGAAGCTGAGGCTGACCCTGTGGCTGAAGTTTTGGCTGAAGTTGTAGCCAAAgttgaggctgaagctgaaaCTGAAGCCAAGGCTGAAAGCGACATGGAAATTGAGTCTAAAGCAGAGGGAAAAGTTGAAGCTGAAGGTTTTGCTGAGGAAAACACCAGcaaagaaacagagaagaagaaaaggaccAGGAGAGGAACCCGAGGCCGAGGAAGAAAGATCAATTATAAGAAGTTCCAGGTCCATGAAGCAGGTATGAATATTAATCTCATGTCATGATGTCAGTAATGTACCTGGAGATCTGCTGATATTAAATGAATGAagtttatttatactttatttaccTCTGTTAATACGATTTAAACATTATATCACATTTAAACTGTGAATCATGTGACTTTCTTTTTCAGAAGAACTTGAGTCAAAAGCTGAGGCTGAAGATGAAGTCGAGGCAGCAGCTGAGGCAGATGTTCCAGCAGTAGCTGAAGCTGAAACAGAAGCCAAGGCTGAAATTCAGGcagaagctgaggagaaaactGAAGCTGGAGTTGAAGCTGAGGCAGAAGTTCAGGCAGAAGCTGAGGTGGAAGCTGAAGCTGGAGTTGAAGCTGAGACGGAAGTTCCGGTTGTTGCTGAAGCTGAAAAAGAAGCGGAGGCTGAAGTTCAGGCAGAAGCTGAGGTCAAAGCTGAAGCAGGAGTTGAGGTTGAAGCTGAGGCTGGAGTTGAGGTTCAAGCTGAGGCTGAAGTTCAGGCAGAAGCTGAGGTGGACGCTGAAGCTGGAGTTGAGTTTGAAGCTGAACCTGAGGCTGAAGCTCAACCAGAAAAatgtgagaagaagaaaaggaccAGGAGAGGAACCCGAGGCCAAGGAAGAAAGATCAATTACAAGAAGTTCCAGGTCCATGAAGCAGGTATGAATATTAATCTCATGTCATGATGTCAGTAATGTACCTGGAGATCTGCTGATATCAGTTCATGTGCTTCACTGGTATTAGTGCTGTTATAAACCTGAGAATATGAACTTATTCAACAACAGGAACTCTGAAGGAGGTGGATGAGGCAGCAGTCACTGAAGCCATCAGGGAACTGATGAACATCCTcctggatgagagagaggaatgCAGTGTCCAGTCTCTGGGTGAGTAAAAAAGATCATCTCAGAATAATTTCACACAAAATGCAGAACAATAAGTGAAACAATCCTGGTGTTAAAGTTAGTGCAGTGACAAACACAGAATTAACCCTGATCATTAACACCTAATACTCCATATCTACTAACTGACACTAAGTTCTGAACTGAATTCTTTACAGCAGGAGAAAGAGCGGAGATTGTGACGAGTGCCGACGTTGAAGCCGAGGCTGAAGCTAACTTCCTGACCGTCCACCTGGAGGAGACGGAGGACGAGATCCACCTGCCTGAGGTGGAGGATGTGGTGGAGACTGAAGCCATCAATCAGCTCCTAAACGTCCAGGACCAGACAGGAGAAACGTCTGGCCAGTCTCTGGgtaaggaaagaaaataaattcgAATATGTTAATAAGATCTCAATTAGAAATTTAAATTCAAATCACACTGACTTTAAGATTGACTTTAAGACCTTATTGTTCCATTTTATTCCTAAAGATGAagtaaaaatgaagaagaaggtCAGGAGAGGAACACgaggaagagggaaaaaaatcaactaCAAGAAGGTAATGATGAGAAACAGATAAAAGCAGcagcacacacaagcagaacaacaaacacacactagttATCCTTAATGTTCTTTATGTTAATCCATCCAAGTgacccacacactcatctaATCAAGACTTTACTATCTAAGTACGATGGTTTGTGTTGAATTCTGGGAAACGAGCTCACATAGTGATTTCTCTAATTTTGTCCCACAGCCTCAGTGGGAGCAAAGAGACGGAGAGACCAGAGAAGATCAGCTCCAGAAACAGCAGTACATCAttattcagcacacacacacacacatacacacacacatacacacgcacatacacacacacacatgcacacacacacactaaaaaacaaaaatacacacacacacatgcacacacacacactaaaaaacaaaaatacacacacacacaaaaaaatacacaaacacaactccCCTATTCCCCACcctcattattatcattattattattattaataaaaaaatctattaaacgTGACTTTTGATTATTTCTGCACATGAACTGAGTCATCTACACTGAGTATTTCATCAGGAGAGTGGTCAGTTTGAACCTTTCTAAGGCAGCAGGACCGGACGGCGTCTCGGCTCGGCTCCTTACGGCCTGCACTCAGCAGCAGCACCGGTGTTCAGGGGgatattcaacctctccctggaacagtcaCTAATCCCCACCTGAAATAAACACTCCacctcacttcctgtcctgAAGAAGATCATCAGTGTCTTTACCACCTTAGACCATTCACAGACTTTCAACTGAActgaaaatggaagaaaaatctGAACAAATTTCCAACAACATGTCAGATGTATATCTATATCGCTTGTGTACGTTGGAATGAAATGTGGTTTCTTTCGGTAACACAACAGTACAAAACCTGACCTGAATCATCTGTTGTTCCGTTATCTTTTTATGGTCACATGACACCGGTTCCATCTCAAATCACTCTCTATTGGAGATATGTAGTGCACTACTTAGGGTGTAAAAGTCATtatgtttatagtgagtgtatagggaACAGGACCACGTTTGGGGTTCAGccattttcttaaaaatgattatttactAGACAAagttaataaatcataaatattcaaatgtaaAGAGTCACTCATTCTCCTCTtactttaacagaaaatatttggTGTATTAATAATTAGATGAATGTCACAGTGATTCGTAACCGGAAGCCGTATGCTAGCTTTAACTCTtccatataaaatattaaattctcCTGATTTTCATTCTGTTTCCACTGATCTGGAGTCCAACCTTGACTGCTTCATCTTCCAGACTTGTCATGTCCTGCATCCTTTTCTACAAGGCCCTAAGAAGTGTGATGTTGGTAAAATGAAGGTTTTTCAGGAAGAGAGAATACACCCCTGTCTCATACCGGTGGTGATGGAGAAGTAGTCCATGTTTCCCTCTTCTTTCTGAACACAACAGCTGGAACTGAGGTAGAGATTCCTgaaaacatccacaaacacaaaaacatgccTCGGTGAAGCTGATGGAGTTTCTTTTAACACTGCTGTAGTAACCTGGACGACCTGAACAGTGGcataaaagtattattattattattattattattattattattataacaacagAGTACCTTTACTTGGTCTACAAGGTCACCTGAGGGTCACTGACACCTGATATAGTTTTATATGCTGTGGACAAAACAATCAATAAACAATaagtttcattttattctatatAATACATACTGCTCCTGAGCAATGTGGGACAAAGTGTTTAtactgtggtaaaaaaaaaatatttattaaaaaattaccATTTACacataacattaatattaatcattCATGTTATGTctaaaaaatctgatttttatttagatttttatttttttgccttgGTGACTTAAAATATTTCCTCATTATGCCAGAAAAATATTCCTCAtcttaagaaaaacaaaaatccttTGTAAAGGCTGGATTGTGAGTGATTTTAATGAGAgtaataaatgtgtatttaataaaatggTGTTTTATTGACAGCATCAGAGGAAACAGGGTCAGTGTGTTACTAATGTCTTCGCTGAATTAGCTTTGATCTGTTGATGCTGATTATTAGATAAATGTTTAACACTTACATTCACAATATAATCAATAATGCAATAACTGCTTCtttctagttatttattcaGATGGAATGTTTAATCTAccaatttattaattcattcattttgttataCTTAAGCTAAGCGATAATCTACTTCTGGCATAAAGATTTTAGTGGATTTGTGAAATTGAATGTTAGCTCGATTGTGGCTAAGCTAACATGCTAATTGCCGTCACTAAGTGGTTTTGCTTAATAACTTAGAGAAATTTACACAGCAGCCTCTCTTTG is from Hemibagrus wyckioides isolate EC202008001 linkage group LG24, SWU_Hwy_1.0, whole genome shotgun sequence and encodes:
- the LOC131344988 gene encoding uncharacterized abhydrolase domain-containing protein DDB_G0269086-like, with protein sequence MKEKAEAEAQKLMGGFLTSLHQQLRERICTKEVRVLMGIFLYDCETRETSLELLEALDTGAEEEDEAISQITDEEEGTSHLLLEGDKAEIEDQVKVEAEAETDAVVEDEAEGVAEENTSKGKEKKKRTRRGTRGRGRKINYKKFQVHEAEGAEAESEAQAGVEAEVEGEAVAEVLAEVVAKVEAETEAETEVEAEAEVKTEAEAVVEAEAEVEGEAPIEAEADPVAEVLAEVVAKVEAEAETEAKAESDMEIESKAEGKVEAEGFAEENTSKETERKKRTRRGTRGRGRKINYKKFQVHEAEELESKAEAEDEVEAAAEADVPAVAEAETEAKAEVQAEAEEKTEAGVEFEDEAEVQAEAEVEAEAGVEAEAEVPVVAEAEKEAEAEVQAEAEVKAEAGVEAEVQAEAEVDAEAGVEVEAEAEVQAEAEEKTEAGVKVEAEAEVQPEKCEKKRRTRRGTRGRGRKINYKKFQVHEAEEGAEDESEAQAGVEAEVEGEVVAKVEAEAEAEAVVDIKAVVEADTEAEREAGIEVEAEPVAEVETEAEAETEVEAEAEVKTEAEAVVEAEAEVEGEAPIEAEADPVAEVLAEVVAKVEAEAETEAKAESDMEIESKAEGKVEAEGFAEENTSKETEKKKRTRRGTRGRGRKINYKKFQVHEAEELESKAEAEDEVEAAAEADVPAVAEAETEAKAEIQAEAEEKTEAGVEAEAEVQAEAEVEAEAGVEAETEVPVVAEAEKEAEAEVQAEAEVKAEAGVEVEAEAGVEVQAEAEVQAEAEVDAEAGVEFEAEPEAEAQPEKCEKKKRTRRGTRGQGRKINYKKFQVHEAGTLKEVDEAAVTEAIRELMNILLDEREECSVQSLAGERAEIVTSADVEAEAEANFLTVHLEETEDEIHLPEVEDVVETEAINQLLNVQDQTGETSGQSLDEVKMKKKVRRGTRGRGKKINYKKPQWEQRDGETREDQLQKQQRVVSLNLSKAAGPDGVSARLLTACTQQQHRCSGGYSTSPWNSH